CGAACTAGACCacacacattttttttatatacgtTGTTTCATTGGCAAGTTTTATTACAACTATAAGGACCACATAAACTTTAAGCCTAGTAAATGTTTAGGACGGCACTGATTATGACTGATGATGCCAAAGATACCGTTTTGGTTGAGTTGTAACCagtttctataatatttttagaattaatGTCATTTTCATGGAACACTAAAAGGCTAACAAGATTTGAGAAACTAAAAACCTTTGTAGGTATTGATGGTACTGGACTTGGGCTCATTCGGCACCACAAGAAACTTGGAGAGTGCGTGACTTCAAATTCTTCACTTTTTTAGAAGCTTGCAACTTCTATAGTAGAAAGAGAAACCTAAACTAAAATCAAGAGCATGGCTTCTCTGTTTCTTGATATTCCTCATTTTATCATTactgatgttgttgttgttgtccttTGGGTAGGGTTTTTGATGTATGGTGCCTTCACATTCCAGTTAGGGACCGTACTCCTGCTAAAGGTACCTTTTCGTGCTTCTTCCTTTGTTAACCAACAAGATTAGCTTATTGTGGATGAAAGCCTTTTATTGGTGTGTTTCAGACTTGGTGAAGCTTATTGAGAGGACAGTTAAGTCAGAGAACCATCGTTTCCCAAACAGACCTATATACTTAGTTGGTGAATCTATTGGAGCGTGTCTTGCGTTAGATGTTGCAGCTAGGAATCCCAACATCGATCTTGCTCTCATCTTGGCTAATCCAGGTACAAAGTTCGGTTCTGATATTGTCGGTACAATGTCATGAATAATGTACATCTTTGGTTATGGTAGACATTGTTTGTTGCAGCCACACATGTCAACAACCTCATGTCACAACCTCTAGTGGGAATGCTGAATGTTTTACCATATGGTGTGCCCACACTACTGGAAGAAATATTTGGTTTTAAGCAAGGTACACTTTTGTTCTCACCTCAATTTCAATATGACTCCATGTTGTTGATTAAGTGTCTCCAAGtgaatcattttttatatttaaaacttctTCTTGATTTTACTTAGACAGCTGTAGAATGTGATACAACATCATTAAAATAAGTGTTTATTATTACACAGGCGACCCACTGACTGCAATGTTAGACGCTTTGACGAATGAGTTTGCTGTCCATCAAATTGGTGGAGCTGGAGGAGGGATACTAAGAGATCTTTTTACAGTTTCAGCTAATCTTCCTGTAAAGATACCTTCTTAGAAAAAACTCATTGATCtatgagtttttcggtaaaagATCATTTACAAACATATAATCTTAAGACTTTGAGTAGGATCTTCCCTAAGGACACACTTCTTTGGAAGCTGGAACTGCTTAAGTCTGCTGTTGCATCTGCAAATTCTCACATATACGCGGTCAGAGCTGTAACACTGATACTTCTCAGGTCTACTTAGTTTCTCTGTCTCAAGTGTTCCCCGTTAAAAAGATTCTTAGcttaaagtttaaagtttaaagtgTAATGTGAATATCTATCTATGACTATTGCAGTGGACGTGATCAATGGCTGTTGAATGAAGAAGACATTGACAGATACTCTCACACATTGCCAAAATGTAATGTCCGTAAGCTTAAAGACAAAGGGCACTTTCTCTTTTTTGTAAGTGATCTCTCTTCATTCAATACATAATAAGGATGATTCTTTgagtcaaaaatattaaatactaattaACTACTACGTACAACTATATCTCATGTTAGGAGGACGGTGTAGATCTGGTTTCTATCATCAAGTGTACTTATTTTTATCGCCGTGGGAAGTCTCATGATCACCTTTCAGATTACATTATGCCTACCAGATATGAGTTAAAGCAACAACTAGACGACCACAAGTACAAAATGCTTAACAAAATAAACCAGTCTATATATCAAGTACAAGGTTATAGCCAATACttattgacaattttttttgtgcagaCTCTTAATAGATGCTACTTCACCTGTATATCTGTCAACACTAGACGATGGTAAAATGGTGAGGGGCCTTGAAGGTATACCTTCAGAAGGACCTGTACTGTACGTTGGCTATCACATGTTATTAGGACTTGAGCTAGGTCCAATGGTAATTCAATTCCTGAAAGAGAGAAACATTCACTTGCGCGGTTTGGCACATCCAATGCTTTTTCTAAACGGCAAAGATGAGTTAGCGGACACACAGATGTTTGATAAATATAAGATAATGGGTGGAGTTCCTGTCTCTAACTTCAATATCTTCAAACTACTGCGTTCAAAGTCTCATGTGCTTTTGTATCCTGGTGGTGTCCGTGAAGCTTTGCATAACAAGgtgcttttctttttctcatggAGATTGTGACCTTTTTCACGCTCTCTGGAGATTATATGGTAGGAGACTTAC
The window above is part of the Brassica oleracea var. oleracea cultivar TO1000 unplaced genomic scaffold, BOL UnpScaffold00285, whole genome shotgun sequence genome. Proteins encoded here:
- the LOC106319586 gene encoding acyltransferase-like protein At3g26840, chloroplastic codes for the protein MEATLLGTVFGLSPVSSERVVGNAVFPSSKSKPRRQTHRVTAINSVASKTHVGVRRIQKNEDGAKVVKLVENPYSGAETASPDLRKCLSDFLEEARDFVGGDDGPPRWFSPLECAAQAKGSPLLLFIPGIDGTGLGLIRHHKKLGEVFDVWCLHIPVRDRTPAKDLVKLIERTVKSENHRFPNRPIYLVGESIGACLALDVAARNPNIDLALILANPATHVNNLMSQPLVGMLNVLPYGVPTLLEEIFGFKQGDPLTAMLDALTNEFAVHQIGGAGGGILRDLFTVSANLPTLSRIFPKDTLLWKLELLKSAVASANSHIYAVRAVTLILLSGRDQWLLNEEDIDRYSHTLPKCNVRKLKDKGHFLFFEDGVDLVSIIKCTYFYRRGKSHDHLSDYIMPTRYELKQQLDDHKLLIDATSPVYLSTLDDGKMVRGLEGIPSEGPVLYVGYHMLLGLELGPMVIQFLKERNIHLRGLAHPMLFLNGKDELADTQMFDKYKIMGGVPVSNFNIFKLLRSKSHVLLYPGGVREALHNKGEEYKLFWPEQPEFVRVASRFGAKIIPFGVVGEDDICDLVLDAYDQTNIPILKDFMEETTKKAGNLRQGDETELGNQICYLPGLVPKIPGRFYFYFGKPIETAGREQQLKDKDKAQEFYLQVKSEVEQCIAYLKMKRESDPYRHLLPRVLYQASHGLSSEIPTFDL